The Kluyveromyces lactis strain NRRL Y-1140 chromosome D complete sequence genome has a window encoding:
- the RTT106 gene encoding Rtt106p (similar to uniprot|P40161 Saccharomyces cerevisiae YNL206C RTT106 Regulator of Ty1 Transposition - same phenotype as RTT101 - RTT105 disruption causes increase in Ty1 transposition. Isolated from the same screen as the other named RTT genes.), with protein sequence MPNFLEKLSESLREKVLHIVSKEPDSISIFQEVYNCGKDSQDEDIDNKKRKLTTTDTLSVNDENVVFELQDVSVLSPLRKKLTVLIAVDERDQSPMISFNKNNNVEYVINNIKQSVKFSTFLPFPEKKNLVYLYMNYERDGSNADPVLITLNKEQILKQFKERNLLKAEDSDFQLCVDYMRRQAILTGFRISDPFSKSVMDSHHSFFVDCHRGSKEGTLFFLPEHIIFGFKKPILLFESKQIDAITYSSITRLTFNVTLITKDGERFEFSMIDQNKFSEIDEYVKKKQVEDKSMSDELKAKTPKSGQTSDQSALKEALEESGTLDTMNGESDDEDDQNFEEESDLSDGSGSGDDDEDDDDDDDDEDDDSIEKGDDGEEEEDDNEEEEQEEEEKEEQEQEQNRQILNRASPNAAPSNHFSMEIDEIPDLLDENGLIQDIPITMDDDNDEEEEEGSGVEYD encoded by the coding sequence ATGCCTAATTTTTTGGAGAAGCTTTCTGAGTCTTTAAGGGAAAAAGTTCTTCATATTGTCAGTAAAGAACCTGATTCAATATCTATCTTTCAAGAGGTCTATAACTGTGGGAAAGATTCTCAAGATGAGGATATCGACAATAAGAAGCGCAAACTAACCACCACGGATACGCTGTCAGTTAATGATGAGAATGTTGTGTTTGAATTGCAGGACGTCTCTGTGCTATCTCCCTTACGGAAAAAGCTCACTGTGCTAATAGCAGTTGATGAGAGAGATCAATCACCAATGATCAGCTTcaacaaaaacaacaacGTTGAATATGTGATTAATAACATTAAGCAGTCGGTCAAATTTTCCACCTTTTTGCCCTTtccagaaaagaagaatttggtCTATCTATACATGAACTACGAACGGGATGGGTCAAACGCTGACCCTGTTCTCATTactttgaataaagaacaaataCTAAAGCAGTTCAAGGAGAGAAATCTTCTAAAAGCCGAAGACAGTGATTTCCAGTTATGTGTGGATTATATGAGGCGTCAGGCTATCCTTACTGGATTTAGGATATCTGATCCGTTCTCAAAATCTGTTATGGACTCTCATCATTCCTTTTTTGTCGATTGCCATAGAGGTAGCAAAGAAGGAACCTTGTTCTTTTTACCCGAACACATAATATTCGGTTTCAAAAAGCCTATACTCTTATTTGAATCGAAACAAATAGATGCCATCACATATTCTTCAATCACCAGACTAACTTTTAATGTAACACTAATTACCAAAGATGGGGAAAGGTTCGAGTTTTCCATGATAGATCAGAACAAGTTCAGCGAAATTGACGAATATGTCAAGAAAAAGCAGGTAGAGGACAAGTCTATGAGTGATGAATTAAAGGCCAAAACACCGAAATCTGGACAGACATCCGATCAGTCTGCATTAAAAGAGGCTTTAGAAGAGTCAGGCACATTGGATACAATGAATGGTGAGTCTGATGACGAGGATGACCAAAACTTTGAGGAAGAAAGTGATCTTTCTGACGGAAGTGGTAGtggtgatgatgacgaggatgacgatgatgatgatgacgacgaGGATGATGATAGCATTGAAAAGGGCGATGAcggagaagaagaagaagatgataatgaggaagaagaacaagaggAGGAGGAGAAGGAAGAGCAAGAGCAAGAGCAGAATAGACAAATACTTAACCGGGCATCCCCGAATGCTGCACCTTCTAATCATTTCTCAATGGAAATCGATGAAATACCTGATCTACTTGATGAGAATGGCCTAATCCAAGATATTCCAATTACAATGGACGATGACaacgatgaagaggaagaggagGGATCTGGCGTGGAGTATGATTAA
- the RIO2 gene encoding protein kinase RIO2 (highly similar to uniprot|P40160 YNL207W Saccharomyces cerevisiae RIO2 Protein required for cell viability) — protein sequence MKLDTSHMRYLTADDFKVLQAVEQGSRNHEVVPTQLIHNISGMRSASGTNRSISDLAKLSLVSKLRNSKYDGYRLTYNGYDYLALKSMLNRDTLYSVGTTIGVGKESDIYQVSDRSGESKVLKIHRLGRTSFHTIKNNRDYLRNGQSASWMHLSKLAANKEYQFMTMLYDRNFEVPQPFDNSRHCVLMEHIRGYPMRRLGKHKNLPKLYSDLMCFIVKLANHGLIHCDFNEFNIMIKDEPEGEDDPGYVVIDFPQCISIQHQDAAYYFKRDVDCIRRFFKKKLKYEPQEDATFLDTDGFGDGFKYPHPVFERDIERCDNLDELVKASGFTKKHPGDRDLELAVQSMRDEEYTKERQNEDDSDYEVQNESDYSAYSDSSDISDDELSDSESEGDEENERIIEAISNGVSNLKIDSLGNYILEE from the coding sequence ATGAAATTAGACACATCTCATATGCGGTATTTGACCGCAgatgatttcaaagtattGCAAGCTGTGGAACAAGGGTCTAGAAACCATGAAGTTGTACCAACTCAACTTATACACAATATATCTGGTATGCGCTCCGCAAGTGGTACCAACAGATCAATCAGTGATCTTGCAAAATTAAGTTTAGTCTCGAAATtgagaaattcaaaatatgaTGGTTATAGATTAACATACAACGGATATGACTATCTGGCATTAAAGTCTATGTTAAATAGAGACACTTTATACTCCGTTGGAACTACTATCGGTGTCGGAAAGGAATCTGACATTTATCAAGTGAGTGACCGCTCAGGTGAATccaaagttttgaaaattcACAGGCTTGGTAGAACGTCCTTTCATACCATTAAGAATAACAGAGATTATTTAAGGAATGGACAAAGTGCATCATGGATGCATCTATCTAAACTAGCTGCAAATAAGGAATATCAGTTTATGACAATGTTGTACGATAGAAATTTCGAAGTTCCGCAACCTTTTGACAACTCAAGACATTGTGTCTTAATGGAGCACATCAGAGGATATCCCATGAGAAGATTAGGAAAACATAAAAATTTGCCAAAATTATATTCAGACTTGATGTGTTTCATAGTGAAGTTAGCGAACCATGGTCTAATTCATTgtgatttcaatgaattcaatATTATGATTAAGGATGAGCCTGAAGGTGAAGATGATCCGGGCTACGTTGTAATTGATTTTCCTCAGTGTATCTCCATTCAACATCAGGATGCGGCCTATTACTTTAAGAGAGATGTTGACTGTATAAGaagatttttcaagaagaagttgaagtaTGAACCTCAAGAAGACGCTACATTTTTAGATACGGACGGTTTTGGTGATGGTTTCAAATACCCGCACCCAGTATTCGAAAGAGATATAGAAAGATGTGATaatcttgatgaattggTTAAGGCATCAGGTTTTACCAAAAAGCACCCTGGCGACCGGGATCTCGAATTAGCTGTGCAAAGCATGAGAGACGAGGAATATACCAAAGAACGTCAAAATGAAGACGACAGCGATTATGAAGTGCAGAATGAGTCAGATTATTCAGCTTATTCAGATTCTTCCGatatttctgatgatgaactaTCCGATTCAGAAAGCGAAGGCgacgaagaaaatgaaCGTATTATAGAGGCTATTTCCAATGGTGTAAGTAACTTGAAGATTGACAGTTTAGGTAACTATATACTTGAGGAATAA
- the SSB2 gene encoding Hsp70 family ATPase SSB2 (highly similar to uniprot|P40150 Saccharomyces cerevisiae YNL209W SSB2 Ribosome-associated molecular chaperone heat shock protein of HSP70 family proposed to be involved in the folding of newly synthesized polypeptide chains homolog of SSB1): MAEGVFPGAIGIDLGTTYSCVATYENSVEIIANEQGNRVTPSFVAFTPEERLIGDAAKNQAALNPKNTVFDAKRLIGRRFDEESVQSDMKTWPFKVIDSNDAPLIEVEYLGETKTFSPQEISSMVLTKMKEIAEAKIGKKVEKAVVTVPAYFNDAQRQATKDAGAIAGLNVLRIINEPTAAAIAYGLGAGKSDKERHVLIFDLGGGTFDVSLLHIAGGVYTVKSTSGNTHLGGQDFDTNLLEHFKTEFKKKTGLDISGDARALRRLRTAAERAKRTLSSVAQTTVEVDSLFDGEDFEATITRARFEDINAALFKSTLEPVEQVLKDAKIAKSQIDEVVLVGGSTRIPKVQKLLSDFFEGKQLEKSINPDEAVAYGAAVQGAILTGQSTSDETKDLLLLDVAPLSLGVGMAGDVFGVVVPRNTTVPTIKRRTFTTVADHQTTVTFPVYQGERVNCKENTLLGEFDLKGVPPMPAGEPVLEAIFEVDANGILKVTAVEKSTGKSANITISNAIGRLSSEEIEQMVNQAEEFKAADEAFAKKHEARQRLESYISSVEQTVTDPVLSAKIKRNAKAKVEAALAEAFSTLQIEDASTDDLRKAEVGLKRAVTKAMSTR; encoded by the coding sequence ATGGCTGAAGGTGTTTTCCCAGGTGCTATCGGTATCGATTTAGGTACAACTTACTCTTGTGTTGCTACTTACGAGAATTCCGTTGAAATTATTGCCAACGAACAAGGTAACAGAGTTACCCCATCCTTCGTTGCCTTCActccagaagaaagattgatCGGTGATGCTGCTAAGAACCAAGCTGCTTTGAACCCAAAAAACACCGTCTTCGATGCTAAGCGTTTAATTGGTAGAAGattcgatgaagaatctgTCCAATCTGACATGAAGACCTGGCCATTCAAGGTTATCGACTCCAACGATGCCCCATTGATTGAAGTTGAATATTTGGGTGAAACCAAAACCTTTTCTCCACAAGAAATTTCCTCCATGGTCTTGACCAAGATGAAGGAAATTGCTGAAGCTAAGATTGGTAAGAAGGTCGAAAAGGCTGTCGTTACCGTCCCAGCTTACTTCAACGATGCTCAAAGACAAGCCACCAAGGATGCTGGTGCCATTGCTGGTTTGAACGTCTTGAGAATCATTAACGAACCAACTGCTGCTGCCATTGCTTACGGTCTAGGTGCTGGTAAGTCTGATAAGGAAAGACACGTCCTGATCTTCGATTTGGGTGGTGGTACTTTCGATGTTTCTCTATTACACATTGCTGGTGGTGTTTACACTGTTAAATCTACCTCTGGTAACACTCACTTGGGTGGTCAAGATTTCGATACCAACTTGTTGGAACATTTCAAGACtgaattcaagaagaagaccGGTTTGGACATCTCTGGTGATGCCAGAGCTTTGAGAAGATTAAGAACTGCTGCTGAAAGAGCCAAGAGAACTTTGTCTTCTGTCGCTCAAACCACCGTTGAAGTTGACTCTTTGTTCGATGGTGAAGACTTTGAAGCTACCATCACCAGAGCTAGATTCGAAGACATCAACGCTGCTCTATTCAAGTCTACTTTGGAACCAGTTGAACAAGTTCTAAAGGATGCTAAGATCGCCAAGTCCCAAATCGACGAAGTCGTCTTGGTTGGTGGTTCTACCAGAATTCCAAAGGTCCAAAAGTTGTTGTCTGACTTCTTCGAAGGTAagcaattggaaaaatctATCAACCCAGATGAAGCTGTTGCTTACGGTGCTGCCGTCCAAGGTGCTATCTTGACTGGTCAATCCACCTCTGACGAAACCAAGgacttgttgttgttggatGTTGCCCCATTGTCTTTGGGTGTCGGTATGGCTGGTGATGTCTTCGGTGTTGTCGTTCCAAGAAACACCACTGTCCCAACCATCAAGAGAAGAACTTTCACCACCGTTGCTGACCACCAAACTACCGTTACTTTCCCAGTTTACCAAGGTGAACGTGTTAACTGTAAGGAAAACACTTTGTTGGGTGAATTCGACTTGAAGGGTGTCCCACCAATGCCAGCTGGTGAACCAGTTTTGGAAGCTATCTTCGAAGTTGACGCCAACGGTATCTTAAAGGTCACTGCCGTCGAAAAGTCCACAGGTAAGTCCGCTAACATTACCATCTCCAACGCTATCGGTAGATTGTCttctgaagaaattgaacaaatggTCAACCAAgctgaagaattcaagGCTGCTGACGAAGCTTTCGCCAAGAAGCACGAAGCCAGACAAAGATTGGAATCATACATCTCCTCTGTTGAACAAACTGTCACTGACCCAGTCTTGTCCGCTAAGATCAAGAGAAATGCTAAGGCTAAGGTCGAAGCTGCTTTGGCTGAAGCTTTCTCCACCTTGCAAATCGAAGACGCTTCTACTGACGATTTGAGAAAGGCTGAAGTCGGTTTGAAGAGAGCTGTCACCAAGGCTATGTCTACCCGTTAA
- the MER1 gene encoding Mer1p (weakly similar to uniprot|P16523 Saccharomyces cerevisiae YNL210W MER1 Protein with RNA-binding motifs required for meiosis- specific mRNA splicing; required for chromosome pairing and meiotic recombination): MELDSLALRYVTNTSLCSTKAMQSFTPACGSNHNDKHFGQSQNRVQLLIGKWLLTRLKAENVSFEKEEVEVYDNANYSIWYSGEVKILSSILDCQGFILMVLISDFIQIRRNRLRSNVEISGNLILLEGSIQDISLDIYMLSSVNKDLYSNNTNVFESCIPGKTDNIFQIETEAENVTPTEESLVLSRLQVSYLIGHEGQRIEFLRSEAGVNIKIMPIEKRLSNFDLKNPRNTTQEVRIYGKLQNVHRCIVLIEQHLRMFSVPRPRDNRFF; the protein is encoded by the coding sequence ATGGAATTAGACAGTTTGGCTCTTAGATATGTTACAAACACAAGCTTATGCTCAACAAAAGCCATGCAGAGTTTTACTCCAGCATGTGGATCTAATCACAATGATAAGCATTTCGGGCAGAGTCAAAATCGAGTTCAGTTACTTATTGGTAAATGGTTACTCACTAGATTAAAGGCAGAGAATGTCAGTTtcgaaaaggaagaagtaGAGGTATACGATAATGCCAACTATAGTATTTGGTACTCGGGAGAGGTTAAAATACTTTCTTCTATTTTGGATTGTCAGGGCTTTATTCTGATGGTTCTTATCTCAGACTTCATCCAGATCCGAAGAAATAGACTAAGATCAAATGTGGAGATTTCAGGTAATCTAATTCTTTTAGAAGGTTCCATCCAAGATATAAGTTTGGATATATACATGCTTTCTTCAGTGAACAAGGACTTGTATTCCAACAATACCAATGTTTTTGAAAGTTGCATTCCTGGTAAAACTGATAATATTTTCCAGattgaaacagaagctGAGAATGTGACTCCCACCGAGGAAAGTTTGGTCTTGAGTCGTTTGCAAGTAAGCTACCTCATAGGGCATGAAGGTCAGAGGATTGAATTTCTCAGAAGTGAAGCAGGTGTCAATATAAAGATTATGCCAATTGAGAAAAGGTTAAGCAATTTCGATCTCAAAAACCCCCGAAATACAACTCAAGAAGTTAGAATTTACGGTAAACTACAGAATGTACATCGATGTATTGTTTTGATTGAACAACACTTAAGAATGTTTAGTGTACCGCGCCCTAGGGATAACAGGTTTTTTTAG